One Thermus hydrothermalis genomic region harbors:
- a CDS encoding serine/threonine-protein kinase, whose product MRGVSLTGKVLLEKYRVIRLLGQGALASVFLAFDRFGTPYALKVFPKGAEARRDRELWVGQRLSHPNINPVLEALDLEEGPALLLAYAPGEEMGRWMLRRPERKRALLVFRQLLSALAHMHERGLVHRDVKPENIIVAGTDEARLVDFDLSGPALEAFKKPLRVGTLPYLAPEQVLGQSPGPEADVYAAGVILYWILAGEHPFVGAPEEVLWGHLKGAIPPIPGLEPEQEAFLGRLLAKQPAKRFPTAKEALEVFPF is encoded by the coding sequence GTGAGGGGGGTGAGCCTTACCGGGAAGGTGCTCCTGGAAAAGTACCGGGTTATACGGCTCCTGGGCCAGGGAGCCTTGGCAAGCGTTTTCCTGGCCTTTGACCGCTTCGGCACCCCCTACGCCCTCAAGGTCTTTCCCAAGGGGGCAGAGGCCCGCAGGGACCGGGAGCTATGGGTGGGGCAGAGGCTTTCCCATCCCAACATCAACCCGGTCCTCGAGGCCCTGGACCTGGAGGAGGGCCCCGCCCTCCTCCTGGCCTACGCCCCCGGGGAGGAAATGGGCCGCTGGATGCTCCGACGCCCCGAACGCAAGAGGGCCCTCTTGGTCTTCCGCCAGCTCCTTTCCGCCCTCGCCCATATGCACGAAAGAGGCCTGGTCCACCGGGACGTAAAGCCGGAAAACATCATCGTGGCGGGCACGGACGAGGCCAGGCTGGTGGACTTTGACCTCTCGGGGCCCGCCCTGGAGGCCTTCAAAAAGCCCTTGCGGGTGGGCACCCTTCCCTACCTGGCCCCCGAGCAGGTCCTGGGGCAAAGCCCTGGCCCCGAGGCGGACGTCTACGCTGCCGGGGTCATCCTGTACTGGATTTTGGCCGGGGAACACCCCTTCGTGGGGGCCCCGGAGGAGGTGCTCTGGGGACACCTAAAGGGGGCGATCCCCCCCATCCCCGGCCTGGAACCCGAGCAGGAGGCGTTCTTAGGGCGCCTCCTGGCCAAGCAGCCCGCCAAGCGCTTCCCCACAGCCAAAGAAGCCCTAGAGGTCTTCCCCTTCTAG
- a CDS encoding type III pantothenate kinase, whose translation MLLAVDIGNTSTALGVFAGDELIAHFRIHTDRMRMESEYRVLLKNLFSLDGLPSPKAALLSSVVPPVEREMKEAIEKLFGIRAQVVDAESTGLQVLIDNPKEAGADRLVNAVGALGYPSPTGRYIVVDFGTATTFDLVEAPNRYLGGAITIGPQTAADALAARTAKLPRIDLVPPKGVVGKNTLDALRSGLVLGYAALVEGMVRRFKEEAGEALVIATGGFAGTLKDLCPSFDVVDEDLTLKGLLRIYKAQG comes from the coding sequence ATGCTCCTCGCCGTGGACATCGGCAACACCTCCACCGCCCTCGGGGTTTTCGCCGGGGACGAGCTCATCGCCCACTTCCGCATCCACACCGACCGGATGCGGATGGAAAGCGAGTACCGCGTCCTCCTCAAAAACCTCTTTTCCCTGGACGGCCTCCCTTCCCCCAAAGCGGCCCTCCTCTCCAGCGTGGTCCCTCCGGTGGAGCGGGAGATGAAGGAGGCTATAGAAAAGCTCTTCGGCATCCGGGCCCAGGTGGTGGACGCCGAAAGCACGGGCCTTCAGGTCCTCATAGACAACCCAAAGGAGGCGGGGGCGGACCGCCTGGTGAACGCCGTGGGGGCCCTGGGCTACCCAAGCCCCACGGGCCGCTACATCGTGGTGGACTTCGGCACCGCCACCACCTTTGACTTGGTAGAAGCCCCCAACCGCTACCTGGGCGGGGCCATCACCATCGGCCCCCAGACCGCCGCCGACGCCCTCGCCGCCCGCACCGCCAAACTGCCCCGCATAGACCTGGTGCCCCCTAAGGGCGTGGTGGGCAAGAACACCTTGGACGCCTTGCGCTCGGGGCTCGTCCTGGGCTACGCCGCCTTGGTGGAGGGCATGGTGCGCCGCTTCAAGGAGGAGGCAGGGGAGGCCTTGGTCATCGCCACCGGAGGCTTCGCCGGCACCCTCAAGGACCTCTGCCCCTCCTTTGACGTGGTGGACGAGGACCTAACCCTCAAGGGCCTCCTTCGCATCTACAAGGCGCAAGGGTAA
- a CDS encoding patatin-like phospholipase family protein produces MRGLALSGGGARGLAHIGALEVFLEAGLDFQVVAGTSMGAIVGALFAAGLSPGEILAIAQKTPWLGLLGLSPREGIFSRKKLKDFLAEHLPPTFAELKRPLAVTAVDVRSGRLLFLTQGDLPSAVLASAAYPGLLAPVEREGRLLFDGGVLDNLPVDAARLLGATEVYAVDVTPERSLEESPRGLLALARRAVDLMQLHLTSVRLSLYAPEVYVRPALPGVGIEDFRRLEEIVKAGREAARRALAGRVGGV; encoded by the coding sequence GTGCGCGGGCTTGCCCTTTCGGGCGGCGGGGCCAGGGGCCTCGCCCATATCGGGGCCTTGGAGGTCTTTTTGGAGGCGGGGCTAGACTTCCAGGTGGTGGCGGGGACCAGCATGGGGGCCATCGTGGGGGCCTTGTTCGCTGCGGGGCTTTCCCCGGGGGAGATCCTGGCCATTGCCCAAAAAACCCCTTGGCTTGGTCTCCTGGGCCTTTCCCCCAGGGAAGGGATCTTCTCCCGGAAGAAGCTCAAGGACTTCTTGGCGGAGCACCTTCCCCCCACCTTCGCCGAGCTGAAGCGCCCCTTGGCGGTGACGGCGGTGGACGTGCGCTCGGGGAGGCTTTTATTCCTCACCCAAGGGGACCTGCCGAGCGCCGTCCTGGCCTCTGCTGCCTACCCGGGGCTTCTCGCCCCGGTGGAGCGGGAAGGGCGGCTCCTCTTTGACGGGGGAGTCTTGGACAACCTGCCCGTGGACGCCGCCCGCCTCCTGGGGGCCACGGAGGTGTACGCCGTGGACGTGACCCCGGAGCGCTCCCTAGAGGAAAGCCCCAGGGGGCTTTTGGCCCTGGCCCGGCGGGCGGTGGACCTGATGCAGCTCCACCTCACCTCCGTGCGCCTTAGCCTTTACGCCCCCGAGGTCTACGTGCGGCCCGCCCTTCCCGGGGTGGGTATAGAGGACTTCCGCCGCCTCGAGGAGATCGTAAAGGCGGGGCGCGAGGCGGCAAGGCGCGCCCTTGCGGGTAGAGTAGGAGGGGTATGA
- a CDS encoding OsmC family protein, whose amino-acid sequence MTKKVVVHNIVGHRFLGVNEQGDKVMIDGDQPATGPRPMELLLMALGACTAYDVVDIMRKKKQPLARYRVEVEGVRAETHPRRYTHITVTHIASGPGVTLEALERAVHLSHTKYCSVSASLNAEITTRVVLEPWEEGEEG is encoded by the coding sequence ATGACGAAGAAGGTGGTGGTCCATAACATCGTGGGGCATCGGTTCCTTGGGGTGAACGAGCAAGGGGACAAGGTGATGATTGACGGGGACCAGCCCGCCACCGGGCCCCGCCCCATGGAACTCCTCCTCATGGCCTTAGGGGCCTGCACCGCCTACGACGTGGTGGACATCATGCGCAAGAAGAAGCAACCCCTCGCCCGCTACCGGGTGGAGGTGGAGGGGGTGCGGGCGGAAACCCATCCCCGGCGCTATACCCACATCACCGTGACCCACATCGCCTCGGGGCCGGGGGTGACCCTCGAGGCCCTGGAACGCGCGGTCCACCTCTCCCACACCAAGTACTGCTCCGTCTCCGCAAGCCTCAACGCCGAGATCACCACCCGCGTGGTCCTGGAACCCTGGGAAGAGGGAGAGGAAGGCTAA
- a CDS encoding N-acetylmuramoyl-L-alanine amidase, translated as MRVLLLVFALVWSLAQAFPRIGVHEGFTRLVFDLPGKEVAYTLSQEGGLLVLLFKGVDAEAKDQVVNSKEVASVQTVPEKGQVRVLVRLKAPVEAATHRYSDPERLVVDLSLKSSPPPPTKPTDPPTAKAPKPPRPVVLLDPGHGGVDPGMVGYVVEKEAVLDVALRLKRFLEREGIEVRLTRDRDMHLSPDKREDLSRRAAMADSSQVNLFISIHVNATPTRTAQGVEVFYFGRAQDPRVLSQVIRENGGGDIGQRLTREAQSVAERILTDIVAQANQRYSQRLAETLGRKLSQATGSPYRGSFPGDLFVLRYAKVPAVLVEIGFGDHPVEGRRLADPAYRDKVAQGLLTGILTFLANGAFAR; from the coding sequence ATGCGGGTTCTCCTTCTGGTTTTCGCCCTGGTATGGAGCCTGGCCCAAGCCTTTCCCCGCATTGGGGTGCACGAGGGCTTTACCCGGCTGGTGTTTGACCTGCCGGGGAAGGAGGTGGCCTATACCCTGTCCCAGGAAGGGGGCCTTTTGGTCCTTCTCTTTAAGGGGGTGGACGCCGAGGCCAAGGACCAGGTGGTGAACTCCAAGGAGGTGGCCTCGGTGCAAACCGTCCCCGAAAAGGGGCAGGTGCGGGTCCTGGTGCGGCTGAAGGCCCCCGTGGAGGCGGCGACCCATCGCTACAGCGACCCCGAGCGCCTGGTGGTGGACCTGAGCCTTAAATCGTCCCCTCCTCCCCCCACTAAGCCCACAGACCCGCCCACCGCCAAAGCGCCCAAGCCTCCCCGGCCCGTGGTCCTCCTGGACCCTGGCCACGGGGGGGTGGACCCGGGGATGGTGGGGTACGTGGTGGAGAAGGAGGCGGTGCTGGACGTGGCCCTCAGGCTCAAGCGCTTTTTGGAGCGGGAAGGGATAGAGGTGCGCCTTACCCGGGACCGGGACATGCACCTCTCCCCGGACAAGCGGGAGGACCTTTCCCGGCGGGCGGCCATGGCGGATAGCTCCCAGGTCAATCTCTTCATATCCATCCACGTGAACGCCACCCCTACCCGCACCGCCCAGGGGGTGGAGGTCTTCTACTTCGGCCGGGCCCAGGACCCCCGGGTCTTGAGCCAGGTGATCCGGGAAAACGGCGGGGGGGACATCGGCCAAAGGCTTACCCGGGAGGCCCAAAGCGTCGCCGAGCGGATTCTCACGGACATCGTGGCCCAGGCTAACCAGCGCTACAGCCAGCGCTTGGCGGAAACCCTGGGGCGCAAGCTTTCCCAGGCCACGGGAAGCCCTTACCGGGGGAGTTTTCCTGGCGACCTTTTTGTCCTCCGCTACGCCAAGGTGCCGGCGGTCTTGGTGGAGATCGGTTTCGGCGACCATCCGGTGGAGGGGCGGAGGCTTGCCGACCCCGCGTACCGGGACAAGGTGGCCCAGGGGCTTTTGACAGGCATCCTCACCTTTTTGGCCAACGGGGCCTTTGCCCGCTAG